The Tardiphaga alba genome includes a window with the following:
- the ffh gene encoding signal recognition particle protein: MFDNLSERLGGILDKLTGRGALSEADVDSAMREVRRALLEADVALDVVRSFTDRVREQAVGATIVKSVKPGQMVVKIVHDELVATLGGEGEGGLDFNAVPPVAIMMVGLQGSGKTTTTAKLARRLTQRDKRKVLMASLDVYRPAAMEQLAVLGRDLDVPTLPIVAGQQPEQIAKRAIEAAKLGGYDVVLLDTAGRTTLDEDMMAEAATIKSTANPHEVLLVADSLTGQDAVNLARSFNERVGLTGIVLTRVDGDGRGGAALSMRAVTGKPIKLIGTGEKTDALEDFHPSRIAGRILGMGDVVSLVEKAAASIDAEKAARTAERMRKGQFDLNDMREQLIQMTNMGGLSGLMGMMPGIAKMKNQIAAAGLDDRVVKRQIAVIDSMTRQERKSPDILKASRKKRIAAGAGLKVEEVNKVLKMHRNMADMMKAMGSGKRGPMAGLAQAMGFGGSGMPSPEQVKAMAEKLPQGPGALPATLPKDFPGLPGLGKPTLPGLGGFPGFGKKK, encoded by the coding sequence ATGTTCGACAATCTGTCGGAACGGCTTGGCGGAATTCTCGATAAGCTCACCGGGCGCGGTGCGCTGTCGGAGGCCGATGTCGATTCCGCGATGCGCGAAGTGCGCCGAGCGCTGCTGGAAGCCGACGTCGCGCTCGACGTGGTCCGCTCCTTCACCGATCGTGTCCGCGAACAGGCCGTCGGCGCCACCATCGTCAAGTCGGTCAAGCCCGGCCAGATGGTCGTCAAGATCGTCCATGACGAGCTGGTCGCCACGCTGGGCGGCGAAGGCGAGGGCGGTCTCGACTTCAATGCGGTGCCGCCCGTCGCCATCATGATGGTCGGTCTGCAGGGCTCCGGTAAGACCACCACCACCGCAAAGCTCGCCCGCCGCCTCACCCAGCGCGACAAGCGCAAGGTGCTGATGGCCTCGCTCGACGTCTATCGCCCGGCCGCCATGGAGCAGCTCGCGGTGCTCGGCCGCGATCTCGACGTGCCGACCCTGCCGATCGTTGCCGGCCAGCAGCCGGAGCAGATCGCCAAGCGCGCCATCGAGGCGGCCAAGCTCGGTGGCTACGACGTCGTGCTGCTGGACACTGCCGGCCGCACCACGCTCGACGAAGACATGATGGCGGAGGCGGCGACCATCAAGTCGACCGCCAATCCGCATGAAGTGCTACTGGTCGCGGACTCCTTGACCGGTCAGGACGCCGTCAATCTCGCGCGCTCGTTCAACGAGCGCGTCGGCCTCACCGGCATCGTGCTCACCCGCGTGGACGGCGATGGCCGCGGCGGCGCCGCGCTGTCGATGCGCGCCGTCACCGGCAAGCCGATCAAGCTGATCGGCACCGGTGAAAAGACCGATGCGCTGGAAGACTTCCATCCGAGCCGCATCGCCGGCCGGATTCTCGGCATGGGCGACGTCGTCTCGCTGGTCGAGAAGGCCGCCGCCAGCATCGATGCAGAAAAGGCCGCGCGCACCGCCGAGCGCATGCGCAAGGGTCAGTTCGATCTGAACGACATGCGCGAGCAGCTTATCCAGATGACCAATATGGGCGGTCTGTCCGGCCTGATGGGCATGATGCCCGGCATCGCCAAGATGAAGAACCAGATCGCCGCCGCCGGTCTCGACGACCGCGTGGTGAAGCGCCAGATCGCCGTCATCGATTCCATGACGCGCCAGGAGCGCAAGTCGCCCGACATCCTCAAGGCCAGCCGCAAGAAGCGCATCGCTGCCGGCGCCGGCCTGAAGGTCGAGGAAGTCAACAAGGTGCTGAAGATGCACCGGAACATGGCCGACATGATGAAGGCCATGGGCTCCGGCAAGCGCGGTCCGATGGCTGGCCTCGCCCAGGCGATGGGCTTTGGTGGCAGTGGCATGCCGTCGCCCGAGCAGGTTAAGGCGATGGCCGAGAAGCTGCCGCAGGGGCCGGGCGCGCTGCCGGCCACATTGCCGAAAGATTTCCCGGGCCTGCCAGGTCTGGGCAAACCAACGCTGCCTGGTTTGGGCGGCTTTCCCGGTTTCGGGAAAAAGAAATAA
- a CDS encoding MBL fold metallo-hydrolase: MSISRRKLLASLGAVTATAGISAFWISRMPNYTGPVSDHFDGKVFFDPDGVPPKSLGEVLRWQFGGGRKREVWPDWVENEFADTPPGKVESGVRLTYVGHASWLIQTAGINILFDPVWSDRVSPFSFAGPQRHNAPGIAFDKLPKIDVVLVSHGHYDHLDIPTLSKLQASFAPRVITPLGNDVTMKSGDSAIKAEAYDWIDRVELGNGLAVTLVPTRHWSARGLFDRNRCLWASFVLETPAGKLYIVGDSGYGDGGHFRRVREAHGDIRLAILPIGAYEPRWFMKDQHMNPEDAVKALKDCGAQQALASHHSTFQLTDEAIDGPVKGLTAACDAAELPKDKFVALKPGQVFEI; the protein is encoded by the coding sequence ATGTCGATCTCCCGCCGCAAGCTCCTCGCCTCCCTCGGCGCCGTCACCGCCACGGCCGGCATCTCCGCTTTCTGGATTTCCCGTATGCCCAATTATACCGGCCCGGTTTCCGATCATTTCGACGGCAAGGTCTTTTTCGATCCCGATGGGGTGCCGCCGAAGTCGCTCGGCGAGGTGCTGCGCTGGCAGTTCGGCGGCGGCCGCAAGCGGGAGGTCTGGCCGGACTGGGTGGAGAACGAATTCGCCGATACGCCACCGGGCAAAGTCGAGAGTGGTGTACGGCTGACCTATGTCGGCCATGCCTCCTGGCTGATCCAGACGGCTGGCATCAACATTCTGTTCGATCCGGTGTGGTCGGACCGCGTCTCGCCCTTCTCCTTCGCCGGACCGCAGCGGCACAACGCGCCCGGCATCGCATTCGACAAGCTGCCGAAGATCGATGTCGTTCTGGTGTCGCATGGACATTACGACCATCTCGATATTCCCACGCTGTCGAAGCTGCAGGCGAGTTTCGCGCCGCGGGTGATCACGCCCTTGGGCAATGACGTGACGATGAAGAGCGGCGACAGCGCCATCAAGGCCGAAGCCTATGACTGGATCGATCGCGTCGAACTCGGCAACGGGCTTGCGGTGACGCTGGTGCCGACACGGCACTGGTCTGCGCGCGGACTGTTCGATCGCAACCGCTGCCTGTGGGCAAGTTTTGTGCTGGAGACGCCGGCGGGCAAGCTCTACATCGTCGGCGATAGCGGCTATGGCGACGGCGGACACTTCCGCCGCGTGCGCGAGGCGCATGGCGACATCCGGCTCGCGATCCTGCCGATCGGCGCCTATGAGCCGCGCTGGTTCATGAAGGACCAGCACATGAACCCGGAAGACGCTGTGAAAGCGCTGAAGGACTGCGGCGCACAGCAGGCGCTGGCGAGCCATCATTCGACGTTCCAGCTAACGGATGAAGCGATCGATGGGCCGGTGAAGGGGCTGACCGCGGCGTGTGATGCGGCCGAGCTGCCGAAGGACAAATTCGTGGCGCTAAAGCCGGGGCAGGTGTTCGAGATTTAG
- a CDS encoding SIMPL domain-containing protein has product MKNHLTLAAFGIALIATPAFAQAPTPPMITVSGEGTVSVPPDLALVDGGVTSDAKTAREASDANNAAMAKVLAALKAAGIAEKDMQTSRLSLFPQYAQQQRPNGGPNVVTGYRASNRVTIRVRDVTKVAGTIDTLVTSGANEVGGINFIVTKASELLDEARTQAVADARRKAELYAKAAGVTLGSPISISEDGANPPPAPMMLRKAVADFASAPVAQGEETLRVNVSVSWEIKAKQ; this is encoded by the coding sequence ATGAAAAATCATCTGACTCTTGCCGCTTTCGGCATTGCGCTTATCGCCACGCCTGCCTTCGCGCAGGCGCCGACACCACCCATGATCACCGTGTCCGGTGAAGGCACCGTCTCGGTGCCGCCGGATCTCGCCCTCGTCGATGGCGGCGTGACCAGCGACGCGAAGACGGCGCGTGAAGCGTCCGACGCGAACAATGCCGCCATGGCCAAGGTGCTGGCCGCGCTGAAGGCCGCCGGCATCGCCGAGAAGGACATGCAGACGTCGCGATTGTCGCTGTTTCCGCAATATGCGCAGCAGCAGCGGCCGAATGGCGGTCCGAACGTGGTCACCGGCTATCGTGCCAGCAATCGCGTGACCATCCGCGTGCGTGACGTGACCAAGGTCGCAGGCACCATCGACACGCTGGTGACGTCGGGCGCCAATGAAGTCGGCGGCATCAATTTCATCGTCACCAAGGCGTCCGAACTGCTGGATGAAGCCCGCACCCAAGCCGTCGCCGATGCACGCCGTAAGGCTGAGCTTTATGCGAAAGCGGCCGGTGTCACGCTGGGATCGCCAATCAGTATTTCCGAAGACGGCGCCAATCCGCCGCCCGCCCCGATGATGCTGCGCAAGGCCGTCGCCGATTTCGCCTCCGCGCCAGTGGCGCAGGGCGAAGAAACGTTGCGTGTGAATGTCAGCGTGAGCTGGGAGATCAAGGCGAAGCAGTGA
- a CDS encoding type II toxin-antitoxin system Phd/YefM family antitoxin, giving the protein MKNVSLSEAKANIDDVLRTVESGEAVTIQPDAPLTPEEEEARAARIRWAIEGIKELRKHTKPVSVEEIIAWKNEGRE; this is encoded by the coding sequence ATGAAGAATGTCAGTTTGTCCGAGGCAAAGGCGAATATCGACGACGTGCTCAGGACGGTCGAAAGCGGTGAGGCCGTGACCATCCAGCCCGACGCCCCTCTAACTCCAGAGGAGGAGGAGGCGCGCGCGGCTCGCATCCGCTGGGCGATCGAAGGCATCAAGGAATTGCGCAAACACACCAAACCGGTTTCGGTCGAAGAGATCATCGCCTGGAAGAATGAAGGGCGCGAATAG
- a CDS encoding type II toxin-antitoxin system VapC family toxin translates to MQLVIDVSVMASWHFADEYRIESVALLDSLERRILDVRVPGIWWFEIHQMLLRGERRNRATLQQTEQFLLFVGALPITIVQGSDPGTILDLARRHQLSFYDAAYLELALREDIALATLDHALVRAAAAEGVALMAA, encoded by the coding sequence ATGCAGCTCGTCATCGACGTCTCCGTCATGGCGAGCTGGCATTTTGCCGACGAATATCGCATCGAGAGCGTGGCGCTACTCGATTCGCTTGAGCGGCGAATTCTTGATGTTCGCGTCCCTGGCATCTGGTGGTTCGAGATTCATCAGATGCTCTTGCGCGGCGAGCGGCGCAATCGCGCAACACTGCAACAAACCGAGCAATTTTTGCTTTTCGTCGGCGCTTTACCGATCACGATCGTGCAAGGATCTGATCCGGGAACGATCCTCGATCTCGCCCGCCGCCATCAGCTCTCCTTCTACGACGCCGCCTATCTCGAACTCGCGCTGCGCGAAGACATCGCCCTCGCCACACTCGATCACGCTTTGGTGCGTGCGGCCGCGGCCGAGGGTGTGGCCCTGATGGCGGCGTGA